One genomic window of Leptospira paudalimensis includes the following:
- the gcvT gene encoding glycine cleavage system aminomethyltransferase GcvT: MELKQTPLHSIHKEMGAKMVPFGGWDMPVQYTGIIQEHLTTRSNAGLFDVSHMGEIFVTGDAKDVLEFLESVTCNLISSMKDGQVQYNAVVNENGGLVDDITVYKFNDSKYMICSNASNYEAVTKHLLKYVKGNVTVVDDSKNWHQIALQGPKADEIFANYLGKDLSSILYYHFTEMNWKGETIIVSRTGYTGEDGFEIYTSNQLGVSLWKELLDAGKNLGLVPVGLGARDTLRLEAKYPLYGHELNAEWTPVESGINFIVKEKSKPYLGYERIIADKKNGPKAKVVGIRLMEPGVLRENFPIFSAEGKEIGKSTSGTHSPSRKESLGLAYLQTEFTKNQTEVFVEIRGQKKLAKVETGAFIQGSVRNNR, encoded by the coding sequence GTGGAACTAAAACAAACACCCTTACACTCAATTCATAAAGAAATGGGAGCCAAGATGGTTCCTTTTGGCGGATGGGATATGCCTGTTCAGTATACAGGGATCATCCAAGAACATCTAACAACTAGATCGAACGCAGGTCTCTTTGATGTGTCCCATATGGGTGAAATTTTTGTCACCGGAGATGCCAAAGATGTTTTGGAATTTTTAGAATCTGTCACATGTAATCTCATTTCTTCCATGAAAGATGGCCAAGTGCAATACAATGCAGTTGTGAATGAGAATGGTGGGCTAGTTGATGATATCACTGTTTATAAATTCAATGATTCAAAATATATGATTTGTTCCAATGCATCCAATTATGAAGCCGTTACCAAACATTTACTTAAATATGTAAAAGGAAACGTAACTGTAGTTGATGATAGTAAAAATTGGCACCAAATTGCCTTACAAGGCCCAAAAGCAGATGAAATTTTTGCAAACTACTTAGGAAAAGATTTATCTTCCATCCTTTATTATCATTTTACAGAAATGAATTGGAAAGGAGAGACAATCATCGTGTCTCGCACCGGTTATACGGGAGAAGATGGATTTGAAATTTATACATCTAACCAATTGGGTGTCAGTCTTTGGAAAGAATTATTAGATGCTGGAAAAAACTTGGGACTTGTTCCCGTTGGTCTTGGTGCACGTGATACACTTCGTTTAGAAGCCAAGTATCCTTTGTATGGACATGAATTGAACGCAGAGTGGACACCAGTAGAATCTGGAATCAATTTCATCGTAAAAGAAAAATCTAAACCTTACCTTGGGTATGAACGGATCATCGCAGATAAAAAAAATGGCCCAAAAGCAAAAGTTGTGGGGATCCGATTGATGGAACCAGGAGTTTTACGCGAAAATTTTCCCATTTTTTCCGCGGAAGGGAAAGAAATTGGCAAATCAACCTCAGGAACCCACTCCCCAAGCCGGAAGGAATCCCTAGGACTTGCTTATCTTCAGACCGAATTCACAAAAAACCAAACGGAAGTATTTGTGGAGATTCGTGGGCAGAAGAAATTGGCTAAAGTAGAGACTGGTGCCTTCATCCAAGGCAGTGTCCGAAACAATCGCTAA
- the gcvH gene encoding glycine cleavage system protein GcvH yields MADTQAKDGYYYTEKHEWVKVEGDVALVGITDFAQNALGDIVFIDLPKPGKQIKAKDSLGTIESVKAAEDLYSPISGEVVETNASLGSNPQSVNAEPFDTWMVKLKNIQTSELGGLLSAAQYKEYVSKLD; encoded by the coding sequence ATGGCAGACACACAAGCAAAAGACGGTTATTATTATACAGAAAAACATGAATGGGTGAAGGTAGAGGGTGATGTAGCTCTTGTTGGAATCACTGACTTCGCACAAAATGCATTAGGTGACATTGTTTTCATCGACCTTCCAAAACCTGGAAAACAAATCAAAGCAAAAGATAGTTTAGGAACGATCGAGTCTGTAAAAGCAGCAGAAGATTTATATTCCCCTATCTCTGGTGAGGTGGTGGAAACCAACGCGTCTCTTGGTTCCAATCCACAATCTGTGAATGCTGAACCTTTTGATACTTGGATGGTAAAATTAAAAAACATCCAAACATCGGAGCTAGGAGGCCTACTCTCCGCCGCTCAATACAAAGAATACGTTTCCAAATTGGATTAA
- a CDS encoding synaptic vesicle VAT-1 family membrane protein, translated as MHREAYRIEKTGSIRNLQRKKELLPPPEGDEVTIEVKAIGLNFADVFSVYGLYSATPKESFVPGLEFSGKIIKIGPNVKDFEVGDLVFGVTRFGAYTTHLNISEKTIFALPKDWSMQDGASFAVQALTAYYALVPLAQVKEGDHVLVHSAAGGVGIMAGHIIQKKKAIAIGLVGDSRKFSILKEVGYEKFLVRSPNFKVEMKKILDGAPLKIVLECLGGRYFQDSYDLLAPMGRLVTYGSANFTPSKSFINWFSIVSSYLTRPKIDPLSMISDNKSVMGFNLIWLWNEIDDLRKHFSDLMMHSLPKQTIGHEFTFDSLHDALRTMQSGQTIGKIVINVP; from the coding sequence ATGCATAGAGAAGCCTACCGCATCGAAAAAACTGGATCCATCCGCAACTTACAAAGAAAAAAAGAACTCTTACCTCCTCCTGAAGGAGATGAAGTCACAATCGAAGTGAAAGCGATTGGACTAAACTTTGCGGATGTTTTTTCTGTTTATGGTTTGTACTCAGCAACTCCAAAAGAAAGTTTTGTTCCAGGATTAGAATTTTCAGGAAAAATCATCAAAATAGGCCCAAATGTTAAGGATTTTGAGGTTGGCGACCTTGTTTTTGGTGTGACTCGCTTTGGTGCATATACAACTCATCTCAACATTTCAGAAAAAACAATTTTTGCACTTCCAAAGGATTGGAGTATGCAAGATGGAGCATCATTTGCAGTGCAAGCACTCACTGCATACTATGCACTTGTTCCACTCGCACAAGTAAAAGAAGGAGATCATGTATTAGTTCATAGTGCTGCAGGTGGTGTTGGTATCATGGCAGGTCATATCATTCAGAAAAAAAAAGCAATTGCGATTGGACTTGTAGGTGATTCTCGTAAGTTTTCGATCCTAAAAGAGGTTGGTTATGAAAAATTTCTCGTTCGATCTCCTAATTTTAAAGTTGAAATGAAAAAAATTCTAGATGGAGCACCATTAAAAATCGTTTTAGAATGTTTAGGTGGTCGTTATTTTCAGGACAGTTATGATCTTTTAGCACCAATGGGAAGACTTGTAACGTATGGAAGTGCAAACTTCACACCTTCAAAATCATTCATCAATTGGTTTTCAATCGTGTCTTCATACCTCACAAGACCAAAAATTGATCCATTATCAATGATTTCAGACAATAAATCGGTGATGGGATTCAATTTAATATGGTTGTGGAATGAAATTGATGATCTTCGAAAACATTTTTCGGATTTAATGATGCATTCTTTACCAAAACAAACGATTGGGCATGAGTTTACGTTCGATTCTTTGCATGATGCACTCCGTACAATGCAATCAGGTCAAACAATTGGTAAGATTGTTATCAATGTTCCGTAG